In Streptantibioticus cattleyicolor NRRL 8057 = DSM 46488, a genomic segment contains:
- a CDS encoding HD domain-containing protein, with amino-acid sequence MGALFADGQDRDGDDVRWADRAAPGPAAWRGLLAEPALARLLGRPLVDDALDALDRLVPPEIAVHSLRTFLLADAYARRHGVGYDAPGLLAAAAFHDTGLTGAAAGRGPFPRRSAAVLDRFLVAHAVGEARRRALVRAVSGHMRPWPGRGAGTEARLLHFGAWLDVTGRGGRQVPGERRRLAALAPTPWFPLTFTVRLAACRLHRTAPGPSAAGRRTTA; translated from the coding sequence ATGGGGGCTTTGTTCGCGGACGGCCAGGACCGGGACGGGGACGACGTACGGTGGGCGGACCGGGCCGCCCCGGGGCCGGCCGCCTGGCGCGGGCTGCTGGCCGAGCCGGCGCTGGCCCGGCTGCTCGGCCGGCCGCTGGTGGACGACGCGCTGGACGCGCTGGACCGGTTGGTGCCGCCGGAGATCGCGGTGCATTCGCTGCGCACCTTCCTGCTGGCCGACGCCTACGCCCGGCGCCACGGTGTCGGCTACGACGCGCCGGGGCTGCTGGCCGCCGCCGCCTTCCACGACACCGGACTCACCGGTGCCGCCGCCGGACGGGGTCCGTTCCCGCGCCGTTCGGCGGCGGTGCTCGACCGCTTCCTGGTGGCCCACGCGGTGGGTGAGGCCCGCCGGCGGGCGCTGGTGCGCGCGGTTTCCGGACACATGCGGCCGTGGCCGGGGCGGGGCGCCGGCACCGAGGCGCGGCTGCTGCACTTCGGGGCCTGGCTCGATGTGACCGGGCGGGGCGGGCGGCAGGTGCCCGGTGAGCGCCGCCGGCTGGCCGCGCTCGCCCCGACGCCGTGGTTCCCGCTCACCTTCACCGTGCGGCTGGCCGCCTGCCGGCTGCACCGCACGGCGCCCGGGCCGTCCGCCGCGGGCCGCCGGACGACCGCTTGA
- a CDS encoding NAD(P)/FAD-dependent oxidoreductase, whose product MQDDQRVFDVAVIGGGIGGTMLGAILARHGVRVLLLEGSGHPRFAIGESTVPETTFGLRVLARRYDVPEIEHLATNSALRRNVSSNCGVKRNFGFVYHREGEPTRPKECTQYPTWGPPLGPDSHYFRQDVDAYMFRVAVEYGVTAYTHTLVDDVKFEEDGVTLVTREKGTFQASYVVDAGGMRAVLPERLGLRKEAPYRTRSRTIYTHMVNVLPFDTVGPPRKQHGMPSPFSEGTLHHLFEGGWFWVIPFDNHSGSTSGLCSVGLNLDMERYPRPAEVAPEEEFWQHVRRFPSVARQFANARAVRPYVATDRTQFFSDQVVGDRWCLMPHASDFIDPLFSSGLAVTVMALNALGHRLIDAVRKQDFATERFDYLQVWIKRMFAFYDDLVSCSYISFDDFELWNAWTRVWTLTTLYGTNGQNQAAVEFEKSQDPAVFAMLERAPYRGLQGADNPWVEQMFTRCRDTMLAYRAGELSREETVARLFHAMRESGLSPAVWGTLDPEDRCPARAFTMWPLMKLLVWGKFFAPRHVRGKYLTGGAGLVGREAVQAYAAELRHGSRLVNETVRDMWFNWNRDWARKPAPRTTGEPPR is encoded by the coding sequence ATGCAAGACGACCAGCGTGTGTTCGATGTGGCCGTGATCGGCGGCGGCATCGGGGGGACGATGCTGGGAGCCATCCTGGCGCGCCATGGCGTGCGGGTGCTGCTGCTGGAGGGAAGCGGCCACCCCAGGTTCGCGATCGGCGAGTCCACCGTGCCGGAGACCACCTTCGGGCTGCGGGTGCTCGCCCGGCGCTACGACGTCCCGGAGATCGAGCACCTGGCCACCAACTCGGCGCTGCGCCGCAACGTCTCCTCCAACTGCGGGGTGAAGCGCAACTTCGGCTTCGTCTACCACCGCGAGGGGGAGCCGACCCGGCCCAAGGAGTGCACCCAGTACCCCACCTGGGGCCCGCCGTTGGGGCCCGACTCGCACTACTTCCGGCAGGACGTGGACGCCTACATGTTCCGCGTCGCCGTGGAGTACGGGGTGACCGCGTACACCCACACCCTGGTGGACGACGTGAAGTTCGAGGAGGACGGGGTCACCCTCGTCACCCGGGAGAAGGGCACCTTCCAGGCGTCGTACGTGGTGGACGCGGGCGGGATGCGGGCCGTGCTGCCGGAGCGGCTGGGGCTGCGCAAGGAGGCGCCGTACCGTACGCGGTCGCGCACCATCTACACCCACATGGTCAACGTGCTGCCGTTCGACACCGTGGGGCCGCCGCGCAAGCAGCACGGGATGCCGAGCCCGTTCAGCGAGGGCACGCTGCACCACCTGTTCGAGGGCGGATGGTTCTGGGTGATCCCCTTCGACAACCACTCGGGGTCCACCAGCGGGTTGTGCAGCGTGGGGCTCAACCTGGACATGGAGCGCTATCCGCGGCCGGCCGAGGTGGCGCCGGAGGAGGAGTTCTGGCAGCACGTGCGCCGGTTCCCGTCGGTGGCGCGGCAGTTCGCGAACGCCCGGGCGGTGCGGCCGTACGTGGCCACCGACCGCACGCAGTTCTTCTCCGACCAGGTGGTCGGCGACCGCTGGTGTCTGATGCCGCACGCCAGTGACTTCATCGACCCGCTGTTCTCCAGCGGGCTGGCGGTGACGGTGATGGCGCTCAACGCGCTGGGGCACCGGCTGATCGACGCGGTGCGCAAGCAGGACTTCGCCACCGAGCGCTTCGACTACCTCCAGGTGTGGATCAAGCGCATGTTCGCCTTCTACGACGACCTGGTGTCGTGCAGTTACATCTCCTTCGACGACTTCGAGCTGTGGAACGCCTGGACCCGGGTGTGGACGCTCACCACGCTGTACGGCACCAACGGGCAGAACCAGGCGGCGGTCGAGTTCGAGAAGTCCCAGGACCCGGCGGTCTTCGCCATGCTGGAGCGGGCTCCGTACCGGGGGCTGCAGGGCGCCGACAACCCGTGGGTGGAGCAGATGTTCACCCGGTGCCGGGACACCATGCTGGCGTACCGGGCCGGTGAGCTGAGCCGGGAGGAGACGGTGGCCAGGCTCTTCCACGCCATGCGGGAGAGCGGGCTCTCCCCGGCGGTGTGGGGCACGCTCGACCCCGAGGACCGGTGTCCGGCACGGGCGTTCACGATGTGGCCGCTGATGAAGCTGCTGGTGTGGGGGAAGTTCTTCGCCCCGCGCCATGTGCGCGGCAAGTACCTCACCGGCGGCGCGGGGCTGGTCGGCCGGGAGGCGGTGCAGGCGTACGCCGCGGAGCTGCGGCACGGCTCGCGGCTGGTGAACGAGACGGTGCGCGACATGTGGTTCAACTGGAACCGGGACTGGGCGCGCAAGCCGGCCCCGCGTACCACGGGCGAGCCGCCGCGCTGA
- a CDS encoding prenyltransferase/squalene oxidase repeat-containing protein codes for MITSSLLSRPGRTAPAGSAALRCRDRLAQRVADQVGPDGLVKAPCASRVLESSLLLRLLTVEGYAPHVRERLTRYLRNRLEHRPPDAIQGAVARAALGERLPGGCFAERALASFDHFTADRKRLMFTTLLAELGVTVFPRTRPEAFTARGQQSWLQAEMAALKIMTAYGTGTTGLLTERDWFLLAPAVRPGPVWEGNHFARLLALLALRKNPAHRGAVRRTLEAVTADLRPDGGLPFITGMDIFATAIAGLALTGPAACAHAGHRPVRCGTGPLPAAMADALATRQNPDGGFAFTPGVRQSDVDDTSYTVEFLRVAGPYRHRSAIAAAERYLLAVRNPDGGFPTFARGTPSEIAMTAAAVNALAPNPAHRTVVDEALAFLTRRRQPDGILERSWSRNVTNAVFRTTLACAAAGPGAPPGLSRAAGTTKRQATRYLASVQNLDGGWGHHPGDASDPISTAYAVIALSRDGGHPTALARALDHLVRAQRPDGGYRSRPDQAGPRPLLYDVPALADVCVLLGLAHAVGPTARPRV; via the coding sequence ATGATCACCTCCTCACTGCTGTCCCGCCCCGGACGAACCGCGCCGGCCGGCTCCGCGGCGCTGCGCTGCCGCGACCGGCTGGCGCAGCGCGTGGCGGACCAGGTCGGGCCGGACGGACTCGTCAAGGCGCCCTGCGCCAGCCGGGTGCTGGAATCCTCCCTGCTGCTGCGGCTGCTCACCGTCGAGGGGTACGCCCCGCACGTCCGTGAACGGCTCACCCGCTATCTGCGCAACCGTCTCGAACACCGGCCGCCCGACGCCATCCAGGGCGCCGTCGCCCGCGCCGCGCTCGGCGAGCGCCTCCCCGGCGGCTGCTTCGCCGAACGCGCCCTCGCCTCCTTCGACCACTTCACCGCCGACCGCAAACGGCTGATGTTCACCACGCTCCTCGCCGAGTTGGGCGTCACCGTCTTCCCCCGGACCCGCCCGGAGGCGTTCACCGCGCGGGGTCAGCAGAGCTGGCTCCAGGCCGAGATGGCCGCGCTGAAGATCATGACGGCCTACGGCACCGGCACCACCGGGCTGCTCACCGAACGCGACTGGTTCCTGCTGGCCCCCGCCGTCCGCCCCGGCCCGGTGTGGGAGGGCAACCACTTCGCCCGGCTGCTCGCCCTCCTCGCGCTGCGCAAGAACCCCGCCCACCGCGGCGCGGTCCGGCGCACCCTCGAAGCGGTCACCGCCGATCTGCGGCCCGACGGCGGCCTGCCGTTCATCACCGGCATGGACATCTTCGCCACCGCCATCGCCGGGCTCGCCCTCACCGGCCCCGCGGCCTGCGCCCACGCCGGCCACCGCCCGGTCCGCTGCGGCACCGGCCCGCTCCCGGCCGCCATGGCCGACGCGCTCGCCACCCGCCAGAACCCCGACGGCGGCTTCGCCTTCACCCCCGGGGTGCGCCAGAGCGACGTGGACGACACCTCGTACACCGTCGAGTTCCTGCGCGTCGCCGGCCCCTACCGGCACCGCAGCGCCATCGCCGCCGCGGAACGGTACCTGCTCGCCGTGCGCAACCCGGACGGCGGCTTCCCCACCTTCGCCCGCGGCACCCCGTCCGAGATCGCCATGACGGCCGCCGCCGTCAACGCGCTCGCCCCCAACCCCGCCCACCGCACGGTGGTCGACGAGGCGCTGGCCTTCCTCACCCGCAGACGCCAGCCCGACGGCATCCTGGAACGCAGTTGGAGCCGCAACGTCACCAACGCCGTCTTCCGTACCACCCTGGCCTGCGCCGCCGCGGGCCCGGGCGCCCCGCCCGGCCTGAGCCGGGCCGCGGGCACCACCAAGCGCCAGGCCACCCGCTACCTGGCCTCGGTCCAGAACCTGGACGGCGGCTGGGGTCACCACCCCGGCGACGCCAGTGACCCGATCAGCACCGCCTACGCCGTCATCGCGCTCAGCCGGGACGGCGGCCACCCCACCGCCCTGGCCCGCGCGCTCGACCACCTGGTCCGCGCCCAGCGCCCGGACGGCGGCTACCGCAGCAGGCCCGACCAGGCAGGGCCCCGGCCACTGCTCTACGACGTCCCGGCGCTGGCCGACGTCTGCGTCCTGCTGGGGCTGGCCCACGCCGTCGGACCGACGGCCCGCCCGCGTGTCTGA
- a CDS encoding RNA polymerase sigma factor, whose product MELRNPARRSPAECSWEDIFQHQERLMRLVRRRLPNSADAEDCVQETMMRAAAHTTLDRQRLGPFLTSVAMRLCIDFYRDQDRRKRLLQRAAVVDEPETPEEGVCDEDFGRWLLQQAQLLRGREQQVILARADGISTAEFARIHKISVKAAEGAFTRGRARLRMACAKALEGATG is encoded by the coding sequence ATGGAGTTGCGAAACCCCGCACGCCGGTCCCCCGCCGAATGCTCCTGGGAGGACATCTTCCAGCATCAGGAGCGTCTCATGCGTCTGGTACGCCGAAGACTGCCGAATTCCGCGGATGCCGAGGACTGCGTTCAGGAGACCATGATGCGTGCCGCCGCCCACACCACGCTGGACCGTCAGCGCCTCGGCCCCTTCCTGACCTCGGTGGCGATGCGGCTGTGCATCGACTTCTACCGCGACCAGGACCGCCGCAAGCGGCTGCTGCAACGGGCCGCCGTGGTGGACGAACCGGAGACCCCCGAGGAGGGCGTGTGCGACGAGGATTTCGGCAGATGGCTGCTCCAACAGGCGCAGCTCCTGCGGGGAAGGGAACAGCAGGTAATACTGGCGCGCGCCGACGGCATTTCCACGGCGGAGTTCGCCCGCATCCACAAGATTTCCGTGAAGGCGGCGGAAGGCGCGTTCACCCGAGGTCGGGCACGACTTCGGATGGCCTGCGCGAAGGCATTGGAAGGCGCCACTGGATAA
- a CDS encoding cation:proton antiporter domain-containing protein: MADAENLRPAVTARRALLSYGALVGIPVAATALIVVAIGYPGTAAPHAAASGANTTYRILAALALVTAGAGGAGVLARRLGQPRVVGEIAAGVLLGPSVLGALAPGVQHWLLPPEVLPVLSALGQIGVSLFMFTVGLELSVGTLRSNGLTASALIGHSGIALPFLAGVVAAVTLPASYRPPGASTAPYVLFMGLSLSITAVPVLARVLAEEGLLRTGLGTLAMASAGVADVTAWCLLALVLAVARGGSLLGAAVTVGWVALFALVVWYGLRPLLARWLDPARPDTPLAMARTATIVLVSVLLCALATERIGVHALFGAVAAGLAMPRTAAVRQITWRIEGLTTWLLLPSFFMTVGLSTRLGTVGGATGWLCCGAVLLAAAAGKFVGTLVPARLMRFDWRSSAQLGAMMNCRGLTELIILNTGLAAGLLSRGLFAMMVVMALVTTAMTSPLLRLFGHRRPRQPAAGAAPECAPPG, encoded by the coding sequence ATGGCTGACGCCGAAAACCTGCGCCCGGCGGTCACCGCGCGCCGGGCCCTGCTGAGTTACGGAGCGCTGGTCGGCATCCCGGTGGCGGCCACCGCGCTCATCGTGGTGGCCATCGGCTACCCCGGCACCGCCGCGCCGCACGCCGCCGCCTCCGGTGCCAACACCACCTACCGGATTCTGGCGGCACTGGCCCTGGTCACCGCCGGCGCGGGCGGCGCGGGGGTGCTCGCGCGGCGGCTGGGCCAGCCCCGGGTGGTCGGCGAGATAGCCGCCGGGGTCCTCCTCGGCCCCTCCGTCCTCGGCGCGCTCGCGCCGGGGGTGCAGCACTGGCTGCTGCCGCCGGAGGTCCTCCCGGTGCTGAGCGCGCTCGGCCAGATCGGCGTCTCCCTCTTCATGTTCACCGTGGGGCTGGAGCTGTCGGTGGGCACCCTGCGCAGCAACGGACTGACGGCATCGGCCCTTATCGGCCATTCCGGGATCGCGCTGCCGTTCCTGGCCGGCGTGGTGGCCGCCGTCACGCTCCCCGCGAGCTACCGGCCGCCCGGCGCCTCCACCGCCCCCTACGTGCTCTTCATGGGGCTGAGCCTGAGCATCACCGCGGTGCCGGTACTGGCCCGGGTCCTGGCCGAGGAGGGGCTGCTGCGCACCGGACTGGGCACGCTGGCGATGGCCTCGGCCGGGGTGGCCGACGTCACCGCCTGGTGCCTGCTGGCGCTGGTGCTCGCCGTCGCCCGCGGCGGCTCGCTGCTGGGCGCCGCCGTCACCGTCGGCTGGGTCGCCCTCTTCGCGCTGGTGGTCTGGTACGGGCTGCGTCCGCTGCTGGCCAGGTGGCTCGACCCGGCGCGTCCGGACACCCCGCTGGCGATGGCCCGCACCGCGACCATCGTGCTGGTCAGCGTCCTGCTGTGCGCGCTGGCCACCGAACGCATCGGCGTCCACGCGCTGTTCGGCGCGGTCGCCGCCGGTCTGGCGATGCCCCGCACCGCCGCGGTACGCCAGATCACCTGGCGCATCGAAGGGCTCACCACCTGGCTGCTGCTGCCCTCGTTCTTCATGACCGTGGGGCTGAGCACCCGGCTGGGCACGGTGGGCGGGGCGACCGGCTGGCTGTGCTGCGGGGCGGTGCTGCTGGCCGCGGCGGCCGGCAAGTTCGTCGGCACGCTCGTCCCGGCCCGGCTGATGCGTTTCGACTGGCGCAGTTCGGCACAGCTGGGCGCCATGATGAACTGCCGCGGGCTGACCGAGCTGATCATCCTCAACACCGGACTCGCGGCCGGGCTGCTCTCCCGCGGGCTGTTCGCCATGATGGTGGTGATGGCGCTGGTGACCACCGCCATGACCTCCCCGCTGCTGCGGCTCTTCGGCCACCGGCGGCCCCGGCAGCCGGCCGCCGGGGCGGCGCCGGAGTGTGCGCCGCCGGGGTGA
- a CDS encoding cytochrome P450 translates to MTLSHQPLPDLQLPAPRGACPFAPPPAYRQAPIARGTLWDGSTPWIVTRYQDVRAVLADPRFSSDPHRPGYPFPTPGYRALMRDNPALLGMDSGGYERLQRLVPGYFRGAAMEALRPRVQRIADELLEEMAAGGTRADLVTALALPLPSRVICLVLGVPYEDHAFFHRRACLLVDHHGDPEEIQRAAVELLGYLERLAATLRRAPDGSVVGRLAAQGELSTREIAGLAQLLLLAGYETTTNMIALSVLALLRNPEQLARLRGRPGLVPGAVDELLRYLTVIQAGVARAATEEVTVAGQLIRPGEGVLCMVSAANRDAEVFAEPDALEVTRPARRHLAFGYGVRRCLGHRLARIELEVALATLWRRLPGLRLAVPFEEIVFRPEVIIYGVAALPVAW, encoded by the coding sequence ATGACCCTCTCCCACCAGCCGCTGCCGGACCTGCAGCTCCCCGCGCCGCGCGGTGCCTGCCCGTTCGCCCCGCCGCCCGCCTACCGGCAGGCCCCCATCGCCCGGGGCACGCTGTGGGACGGCTCCACGCCGTGGATCGTCACCCGTTACCAGGACGTGCGGGCGGTCCTGGCCGACCCGCGGTTCAGCTCGGACCCGCACCGCCCCGGCTACCCCTTCCCCACCCCGGGCTACCGGGCGCTGATGCGGGACAACCCGGCGCTGCTGGGCATGGACAGCGGCGGGTACGAGCGGTTGCAGCGGCTGGTGCCCGGGTACTTCCGGGGCGCCGCGATGGAGGCGCTGCGCCCGCGCGTCCAGCGGATCGCCGACGAGCTGCTGGAGGAGATGGCGGCCGGGGGCACCCGGGCCGATCTGGTCACCGCGCTCGCCCTGCCGCTGCCGTCCCGGGTGATCTGCCTGGTGCTCGGGGTGCCCTACGAGGACCACGCCTTCTTCCACCGCCGTGCCTGCCTGCTGGTCGACCACCACGGCGACCCGGAGGAGATCCAGCGGGCGGCGGTGGAGCTGCTGGGGTACCTGGAGCGGCTGGCCGCCACGTTGCGGCGGGCGCCGGACGGCAGCGTGGTGGGCCGGCTCGCCGCGCAGGGTGAGCTGTCGACCCGGGAGATCGCGGGGCTGGCGCAGTTGCTGCTGCTGGCCGGGTACGAGACCACCACCAACATGATCGCGCTGTCGGTGCTGGCGTTGCTGCGTAATCCGGAGCAGTTGGCCCGGTTGCGCGGGCGGCCGGGTCTGGTGCCGGGGGCGGTGGACGAGCTGCTGCGCTATCTGACGGTGATCCAGGCCGGGGTGGCCCGGGCGGCCACCGAGGAGGTGACCGTGGCCGGGCAGCTGATCCGGCCCGGCGAGGGTGTGTTGTGCATGGTCTCGGCGGCCAACCGGGACGCGGAGGTCTTCGCCGAGCCGGACGCGCTGGAGGTGACCCGGCCGGCCCGGCGCCATCTGGCCTTCGGCTACGGGGTGCGGCGGTGCCTGGGCCACCGGCTGGCCCGCATCGAGCTGGAGGTGGCGCTGGCCACGTTGTGGCGCCGGCTGCCGGGGCTGCGGCTGGCGGTGCCGTTCGAGGAGATCGTCTTCCGGCCGGAGGTGATCATCTACGGCGTGGCGGCGTTGCCGGTGGCGTGGTGA
- a CDS encoding large conductance mechanosensitive channel protein MscL, with protein sequence MLKGFKNFLMRGDVVVVAIGLITAIAFSTLIKSFTDDVINPLIARAQGGRSLGLGWQLGRPGNRATYLDIGSFVSTVIYFVIFMAVVYFVIVVPYRHYQQRRGLQVFGAPVAVTTCPACLSPDIPRGATRCRYCGADLPPHHATGNAATP encoded by the coding sequence GTGCTCAAGGGCTTCAAGAACTTCCTGATGCGTGGCGACGTCGTGGTGGTCGCCATCGGGCTGATCACGGCGATCGCCTTCAGCACGCTGATCAAGTCGTTCACCGACGACGTGATCAACCCCCTCATCGCCCGCGCCCAGGGCGGCCGTTCCCTCGGACTCGGCTGGCAGCTCGGCAGGCCCGGCAACCGGGCGACCTACCTGGACATCGGCTCGTTCGTCTCGACCGTCATCTACTTCGTCATCTTCATGGCCGTGGTGTACTTCGTGATCGTGGTGCCCTACCGCCACTACCAGCAGCGCCGCGGCCTCCAGGTCTTCGGCGCTCCGGTGGCGGTCACCACCTGCCCCGCCTGCCTGTCCCCGGACATCCCGCGCGGCGCCACCCGCTGCCGGTACTGCGGCGCCGACCTGCCGCCTCACCACGCCACCGGCAACGCCGCCACGCCGTAG
- a CDS encoding NUDIX domain-containing protein, which produces MAPETVDYVDVRDRPVRRGPRGRAARYGLHYRVAATVCTDPLGRVLVYRRPADAAVLPGHHDVLIGGSVRAGESYLAAAARELAEELGVRPPLREIYRSRQTAGPGPCWLTVHHATVTGPLRPDPREIAWCDWVPAGAAGSLRPFVPAGRTAVTRLLG; this is translated from the coding sequence ATGGCACCCGAGACGGTCGACTACGTCGACGTGCGGGACCGGCCGGTCCGCCGCGGCCCGCGCGGCCGGGCCGCCCGGTACGGCCTGCACTACCGGGTGGCCGCCACCGTGTGCACCGATCCGCTCGGCCGGGTGCTGGTCTACCGCCGCCCCGCCGACGCCGCCGTCCTCCCCGGCCACCACGACGTCCTGATCGGCGGCTCGGTCCGGGCCGGGGAGAGCTACCTGGCCGCCGCCGCCCGTGAACTCGCCGAGGAACTGGGGGTACGGCCACCCCTGCGCGAGATATACCGCAGCCGGCAGACCGCCGGGCCGGGGCCGTGCTGGCTCACCGTCCACCACGCCACCGTCACCGGCCCGCTGCGCCCCGACCCGCGCGAGATCGCCTGGTGCGACTGGGTCCCGGCGGGGGCGGCAGGTTCCCTGCGCCCCTTCGTCCCCGCCGGACGGACAGCGGTGACCCGGCTCCTCGGCTGA
- a CDS encoding cytochrome P450 translates to MTAAVPRPPQAPSTPARQAPPGPALIEVLTRAAGHGSPAAFELDGRPMTLVTDPEQVRQVLACRPEVYVKHSHRARALLGDGLITATGDAWKRQRRLLQARFTVTGVRRYEAGIAAAAERIARRWSAAAGTGDLVDVGEDMRFFALDTIWRALTGDPLDEAAHRELAAVDTVVAALPTTAGAPTGDPAEVGAALGRIDATARRVIAAARARRAAHGPSDALLDLLLDASGSDAGDPDRLVRDELVTLLVAGHETTAQTLAWLFLMLHQNIHVPRTSEPGALVAETLRLYPAVWLVPRCAARDDVLGGRRVAAGSGVLVCPYLTHREPAWWPDPERFDPARFLPGGVRPAHPGAYVPFGLGPRACLGQQFALRETAALLARLLPAFTVELRDPPAAPVFGANLRPGGPLPAVVRRRT, encoded by the coding sequence TTGACCGCGGCCGTCCCCCGCCCGCCCCAGGCGCCGTCAACTCCCGCCCGGCAGGCCCCGCCCGGCCCGGCGCTGATCGAGGTGCTGACCCGGGCCGCCGGGCACGGCTCGCCGGCCGCGTTCGAGCTGGACGGGCGGCCGATGACGCTGGTGACCGATCCGGAGCAGGTGCGCCAGGTGCTGGCGTGCCGCCCGGAGGTCTACGTCAAGCACTCGCACCGGGCCCGGGCGCTGCTCGGGGACGGTCTGATCACCGCGACCGGGGACGCCTGGAAGCGCCAACGCCGCCTCCTCCAGGCCCGGTTCACGGTCACCGGGGTGCGGCGGTACGAGGCCGGGATCGCCGCGGCGGCGGAGCGGATCGCGCGGCGCTGGTCGGCGGCGGCCGGCACCGGCGACCTGGTCGACGTCGGCGAGGACATGCGGTTCTTCGCCCTGGACACCATCTGGCGGGCGCTCACCGGGGACCCGCTGGACGAGGCGGCCCACCGCGAACTGGCCGCGGTGGACACCGTGGTGGCCGCGCTACCCACCACCGCGGGGGCCCCGACGGGCGATCCGGCCGAGGTCGGGGCGGCGCTCGGCCGGATCGACGCCACCGCCCGCCGGGTGATCGCCGCCGCCCGCGCCCGCCGGGCCGCCCACGGCCCCTCGGACGCCCTGCTCGACCTGCTGCTGGACGCCTCCGGCTCCGACGCCGGCGACCCCGACCGGCTGGTCCGCGACGAACTGGTGACGCTGCTGGTGGCGGGCCACGAGACCACGGCGCAGACGCTCGCCTGGCTGTTTCTGATGCTGCATCAGAATATCCACGTGCCGCGGACGTCGGAGCCCGGGGCGCTGGTGGCGGAGACGCTGCGGCTGTACCCGGCGGTGTGGCTGGTGCCCCGGTGCGCGGCGCGGGACGACGTGCTCGGCGGGCGGCGTGTGGCGGCCGGCAGCGGGGTGCTGGTGTGCCCGTACCTGACGCACCGGGAGCCCGCGTGGTGGCCCGACCCGGAGCGTTTCGATCCGGCGCGCTTCCTGCCCGGCGGGGTGCGGCCGGCGCACCCCGGCGCGTACGTCCCGTTCGGCCTCGGTCCGCGCGCCTGTCTGGGGCAGCAGTTCGCGTTGCGGGAAACGGCCGCGCTGCTGGCCCGGCTGCTGCCCGCGTTCACCGTCGAGTTGCGCGATCCCCCCGCCGCCCCGGTGTTCGGCGCCAATCTGCGGCCCGGCGGACCGCTGCCGGCCGTCGTGCGCCGGCGTACCTGA